In Janibacter cremeus, a genomic segment contains:
- a CDS encoding beta-propeller fold lactonase family protein: protein MKIKNDPIYVRRRRIVLAVVVAIAVVLVLLVGSLVVGTEGEPSAEAASSTSTAAEPTQPTEVESPAPEDSPATPQGESAAAAETDLVRVQRLTGEMAPKSVVASAKGQIFAQNMMYRHTVSVFTADGALQKTIDDSVELADFGIEGHPGTSKGAPVEMAFSPDGETAWVSNYSMYGENFLPEGKDACAGPKGVSDSYVYKIDTSSLEIVDVIEVGAVPKYVAATPDGKQVLVSNWCSMDLSVIDVEQGEVTSTIPLGGDNPRGIEVSPDSSTAYVALMGSDRTVSVELASGEVDADFTDTGDGPRHLVLSPEGEHLYVTNNNSGTVSEVDAATGEVTREVAVGTQPRSMAMSPDGGALYVVNYNDATMSKVATEDFEVIQTVKTDPHPIGITYEPTEQRVWVANYGGSIIVFDDSRTVD, encoded by the coding sequence GTGAAGATCAAGAACGACCCGATCTACGTCCGTCGCCGACGGATCGTCCTCGCGGTGGTCGTCGCCATCGCCGTCGTCCTCGTGCTGCTCGTCGGTTCCCTGGTCGTCGGCACCGAGGGTGAGCCGTCGGCGGAGGCCGCGTCGTCGACGAGCACCGCAGCCGAACCCACTCAGCCAACGGAGGTCGAGTCCCCTGCGCCGGAGGACTCGCCGGCCACACCCCAGGGCGAGTCGGCCGCCGCGGCCGAGACCGATCTGGTGCGCGTCCAGCGCCTCACCGGGGAGATGGCACCGAAGTCGGTCGTCGCCTCAGCCAAGGGCCAGATCTTCGCGCAGAACATGATGTACCGGCACACGGTCAGCGTCTTCACCGCCGACGGGGCCCTGCAGAAAACCATCGACGACTCGGTCGAGCTCGCCGACTTCGGCATCGAGGGCCATCCGGGCACCAGCAAGGGCGCGCCGGTCGAGATGGCCTTCTCTCCCGACGGCGAGACCGCGTGGGTGAGCAACTACTCGATGTACGGGGAGAACTTCCTGCCCGAGGGCAAGGACGCGTGCGCAGGGCCGAAGGGCGTCTCGGACAGCTACGTCTACAAGATCGACACGTCGTCCCTGGAGATCGTCGACGTCATCGAGGTGGGCGCGGTGCCGAAGTACGTCGCCGCCACCCCCGACGGCAAGCAGGTGTTGGTGTCCAACTGGTGCTCGATGGACCTCAGCGTCATCGACGTCGAGCAGGGCGAGGTCACCTCGACCATCCCACTCGGTGGCGACAACCCCCGCGGGATCGAGGTCTCCCCGGACAGCTCCACCGCCTACGTCGCGCTCATGGGCTCCGACCGCACCGTCTCCGTCGAGCTGGCCTCGGGTGAGGTGGACGCCGACTTCACCGACACCGGCGACGGTCCCCGCCACCTCGTGCTCTCCCCCGAGGGCGAGCACCTCTACGTCACGAACAACAACAGCGGCACGGTCAGCGAGGTCGACGCCGCGACGGGTGAAGTCACCCGAGAGGTCGCCGTCGGCACCCAGCCCCGCTCGATGGCGATGAGCCCGGACGGCGGCGCCCTCTACGTCGTCAACTACAACGACGCCACGATGAGCAAGGTCGCCACCGAGGACTTCGAGGTCATCCAGACCGTCAAGACCGACCCGCACCCGATCGGCATCACCTACGAACCGACCGAGCAGCGCGTCTGGGTCGCCAACTACGGCGGCTCGATCATCGTCTTCGACGACTCCCGTACGGTCGACTGA
- a CDS encoding diacylglycerol kinase family protein produces MRSALVINPAKGGWERALDAVTTRVAAAGWPAPAVHLTTRAETGRAQAASAVEAGAELVIAAGGDGTVRSVAHALAGTGTQLGIIPIGTANLLAHNLDLPSGVDAAAEVAVTAGARPVDLGLARIDDEVEEHPFVVLAGMGHDAATVAATRPRLKERIGWPAYLAPAAVSAMRRPVPMTVRHDDEMEREVLAWSVLAANCTRVRAGVLVPGGLLDDGLLDVLEVIVRWPVQWVGVAAKGALGWQRNVSGLRTRPSSELVVTSATPLHIQLDGDVIGPARRMQVRCIHHALLVRATGG; encoded by the coding sequence GTGCGGTCCGCCCTCGTCATCAACCCGGCGAAGGGGGGATGGGAGCGGGCGCTCGACGCGGTCACCACGAGGGTGGCGGCAGCCGGATGGCCCGCCCCGGCGGTGCACCTGACGACCCGCGCCGAGACCGGCCGTGCCCAAGCGGCAAGCGCGGTCGAGGCGGGGGCCGAGCTGGTCATCGCCGCCGGCGGTGACGGCACGGTGCGCTCCGTGGCGCACGCCCTGGCCGGCACGGGCACTCAGCTGGGGATCATCCCGATCGGGACCGCCAACCTGCTGGCGCACAACCTCGACCTGCCGAGCGGGGTCGACGCGGCAGCGGAGGTCGCGGTCACCGCCGGCGCCCGTCCGGTCGACCTCGGGCTCGCTCGCATCGACGACGAGGTGGAGGAGCACCCCTTCGTCGTCCTGGCGGGCATGGGCCACGACGCGGCGACGGTCGCGGCCACCCGTCCCCGGCTGAAGGAGCGCATCGGCTGGCCGGCCTATCTGGCGCCCGCCGCGGTGTCGGCCATGCGCCGACCGGTGCCGATGACGGTGCGCCACGACGACGAGATGGAGCGCGAGGTGCTCGCGTGGAGCGTCTTGGCCGCCAACTGCACCCGGGTGCGCGCCGGGGTGCTGGTCCCCGGGGGACTGCTCGACGACGGGCTGCTCGACGTGCTCGAGGTGATCGTGCGCTGGCCGGTGCAGTGGGTCGGTGTGGCCGCGAAGGGAGCGCTGGGCTGGCAGCGCAACGTCTCCGGGTTGCGCACACGGCCCTCGAGCGAGCTGGTGGTCACGAGCGCCACCCCCCTGCACATCCAGCTCGACGGGGACGTCATCGGGCCGGCCCGACGGATGCAGGTGCGCTGCATCCACCACGCCCTGCTCGTGCGGGCCACCGGTGGGTGA
- a CDS encoding helix-turn-helix domain-containing protein codes for MEYPIDRTLDAVGPRLKQLRQRRDVTLSDLAEETGISTSTLSRLEAGLRRPTLEQLLPLARTHGVTLDELVDAPPTGDPRINLRPIPTGDGRTVLPLTRRPGGIQAYKFILPTGRDDAEPELRTHEGYDWVFVLNGRLRLVLGEHDLILEPGEAAEFDTRTPHWFGATSSGPVEFLSLVGKQGERAHVRAAPRRHGSSEGVRAAARVPRP; via the coding sequence ATGGAGTACCCAATCGACCGCACCCTTGACGCCGTGGGTCCGCGGCTGAAGCAACTGCGGCAGCGACGCGACGTCACCCTGAGTGACCTCGCCGAGGAGACCGGGATCTCGACCAGTACGTTGTCCAGACTCGAGGCCGGACTTCGGCGTCCCACCTTGGAGCAGCTCCTGCCGCTGGCACGCACGCACGGCGTCACTCTGGACGAGCTCGTCGACGCTCCGCCGACCGGTGACCCTCGCATCAACCTGCGCCCGATCCCCACCGGCGACGGCCGGACCGTCCTGCCGCTGACCCGCCGGCCCGGAGGTATCCAGGCCTACAAGTTCATCCTCCCCACCGGACGCGATGACGCCGAGCCCGAACTGCGCACCCACGAGGGCTACGACTGGGTCTTCGTCCTCAACGGGAGACTGAGACTGGTCCTCGGCGAGCACGACCTGATCCTCGAACCCGGTGAGGCCGCCGAGTTCGACACCCGCACCCCGCACTGGTTCGGAGCGACCAGCTCAGGGCCCGTGGAGTTCCTCAGCCTCGTCGGCAAACAGGGTGAACGCGCGCACGTGCGCGCAGCGCCCAGGCGGCACGGATCGAGTGAGGGCGTCCGCGCTGCGGCGCGGGTGCCGAGGCCGTGA
- a CDS encoding WhiB family transcriptional regulator, whose product MNPFTRRADDAPHWRHEAACYGEELDLFFPVGVAGPAVWQVSQAKAICEGCPVRAQCLQYALRTGQDHGVWGGLTPQERRELRRADDARGA is encoded by the coding sequence TTGAATCCCTTCACCCGGCGGGCGGACGACGCCCCGCACTGGCGCCACGAGGCCGCGTGCTACGGCGAGGAGCTGGACCTGTTCTTCCCGGTCGGCGTCGCGGGCCCGGCCGTGTGGCAGGTCAGCCAGGCCAAGGCGATCTGCGAGGGCTGCCCCGTGCGGGCGCAGTGCCTCCAGTACGCCCTGCGCACCGGGCAGGACCACGGCGTCTGGGGAGGCCTGACCCCGCAGGAGCGGCGCGAGTTGCGTCGAGCCGACGATGCCCGCGGGGCCTAG
- a CDS encoding pyridoxamine 5'-phosphate oxidase family protein — protein MTTTQQQGPETTATDHRGLGVLDHRECLRRIASTPIGRIAFHDAGETVILPVNHVVDGSSIAFRARWDSVLASAVNQTSVAFEVDEFDALEGTGWSVLVRGVASTVYDEETSRRFEDRLGDQWGEQPEGTFWTSIRPDEVSGREMKATRGECGCC, from the coding sequence ATGACAACCACACAGCAGCAGGGACCGGAGACCACCGCCACGGACCACCGCGGTCTGGGGGTGCTGGACCACCGGGAGTGCCTGCGCCGGATCGCCTCGACGCCGATCGGACGGATCGCCTTCCACGATGCCGGGGAGACAGTCATCCTCCCGGTCAACCACGTCGTCGACGGCAGCTCCATCGCCTTCCGCGCCCGATGGGACTCGGTGCTGGCGTCCGCGGTGAACCAGACATCCGTCGCCTTCGAGGTCGACGAGTTCGACGCGCTCGAGGGCACCGGGTGGAGCGTGCTGGTCCGGGGAGTCGCGAGCACCGTCTACGACGAGGAGACCAGTCGGCGCTTCGAGGACCGGCTCGGCGACCAGTGGGGCGAGCAGCCGGAGGGGACGTTCTGGACCTCCATCCGTCCCGATGAGGTCAGCGGACGCGAGATGAAGGCCACTCGCGGGGAGTGCGGCTGCTGTTGA
- a CDS encoding SDR family oxidoreductase, producing the protein MTFTTLITGASSGLGAEMARQFAALGHDLALTARRTERLDALKAEITAAHPQRRVETYALDVTRDEDVTAVFEQAKGDFTRLDRVVVNAGLGKGAPYGKGSHYANRQTIETNVLGAAVQTEAAMAIFREQRAGHLVLIASITALRGMPKSMTTYAATKAFLASLGEGIRSEMLGKPELAIDVSVLYPGYIRTEMNEKVEQKTKFMVDTDVGVRSMVEAIEARKPKAYVPAKPWVAIGAAMKALPLPVVRKLL; encoded by the coding sequence ATGACCTTCACCACCCTGATCACCGGCGCCAGCTCCGGGCTCGGCGCCGAGATGGCCCGCCAGTTCGCCGCGCTCGGCCACGACCTCGCGCTCACCGCCCGTCGGACCGAGCGCCTCGACGCGCTGAAGGCCGAGATCACCGCGGCCCACCCGCAGCGTCGGGTCGAGACGTACGCCCTCGACGTCACCCGGGACGAGGACGTCACCGCGGTCTTCGAGCAGGCGAAGGGGGACTTCACCCGCCTCGACCGCGTCGTCGTCAACGCGGGGCTGGGCAAGGGCGCTCCGTACGGCAAGGGCAGCCACTACGCCAACCGCCAGACGATCGAGACGAACGTCCTGGGTGCCGCGGTGCAGACGGAGGCCGCGATGGCGATCTTCCGCGAGCAGCGGGCCGGGCACCTGGTCCTCATCGCCTCGATCACCGCGCTTCGCGGCATGCCCAAGTCGATGACGACGTACGCCGCGACCAAGGCCTTCCTCGCCTCGCTCGGCGAGGGCATCCGCTCGGAGATGCTCGGCAAGCCAGAGCTGGCCATCGACGTCTCGGTCCTCTACCCGGGATACATCCGCACCGAGATGAACGAGAAGGTCGAGCAGAAGACGAAGTTCATGGTCGACACCGACGTGGGTGTGCGCTCGATGGTCGAAGCGATCGAGGCCCGCAAGCCGAAGGCCTACGTCCCCGCCAAGCCCTGGGTCGCCATCGGTGCCGCCATGAAGGCGCTACCCCTGCCCGTGGTGCGCAAGCTGCTCTGA
- a CDS encoding helix-turn-helix transcriptional regulator has translation MAETTERVLRLLGLFQARSVWTGPELIEVLGVTTRTLRRDIGRLRDLGYPVEATPGVGGGYRFGAGGHMPPLLLEEDEVVAVTVALRVGAQGISAIGEPAVRALTKLDQVMPPRLRVEVAALADATALLPGATDDVDTGVLVVLAHAIRDRVRARFDYTGRTGEGSERDVEPYRLVATGRRWYLLAWDLRRQDWRTFRLDRMAGVRASTFRFTPREAPDAVEHVRRAVTRSGYAHRVRVRLTADAADVRRRVPEAYGTATSLGPGLSELESSADDLGLLARHLTLAAHDLGARLTVVDPPGLVTAIDEFVAAVGATPAPHGDSM, from the coding sequence ATGGCAGAGACGACCGAACGCGTGCTGCGCCTCCTGGGGCTCTTCCAGGCCCGGTCGGTGTGGACCGGGCCGGAGCTGATCGAGGTGCTCGGCGTGACCACGAGGACCCTGCGCCGGGACATCGGGCGACTGCGTGACCTCGGGTACCCGGTCGAGGCGACACCGGGTGTGGGCGGTGGGTACCGCTTCGGCGCCGGTGGGCACATGCCCCCACTGCTCCTCGAGGAGGACGAGGTCGTGGCCGTGACCGTGGCGCTCCGCGTTGGGGCGCAGGGGATCTCGGCCATCGGGGAACCCGCGGTGCGGGCCCTGACCAAGCTCGACCAGGTCATGCCGCCCCGGCTGCGCGTCGAGGTGGCCGCGCTCGCCGACGCCACCGCCCTGCTGCCGGGGGCCACCGACGACGTCGACACCGGCGTGCTCGTCGTCCTGGCGCACGCCATTCGTGATCGGGTTCGGGCCCGCTTCGACTACACCGGCCGCACCGGTGAGGGCAGCGAGCGGGACGTCGAGCCCTACCGTCTCGTCGCGACCGGCCGGCGGTGGTACCTGCTCGCGTGGGACCTGCGCAGGCAGGACTGGCGCACCTTCCGTCTCGACCGGATGGCCGGGGTGCGGGCGTCGACCTTCCGCTTCACCCCGCGGGAGGCGCCGGACGCCGTCGAGCACGTGCGGCGGGCGGTGACCCGGTCCGGGTACGCCCACCGGGTGCGGGTCCGGTTGACTGCCGACGCCGCGGACGTGCGCCGTCGGGTGCCGGAGGCCTACGGCACCGCGACGTCCCTCGGCCCCGGACTGAGCGAGCTCGAGTCCTCAGCGGACGATCTGGGACTGCTCGCGCGGCACCTGACCCTCGCGGCGCACGACCTCGGTGCGCGGCTGACGGTGGTCGACCCGCCTGGGCTCGTCACGGCGATCGACGAGTTCGTGGCGGCCGTTGGCGCCACCCCCGCCCCCCACGGGGATTCGATGTAG
- a CDS encoding DinB family protein, with the protein MYAPTSHDEATGYAEYVDQQLEALRASAFGLTEEQARATPTRSALSIGGLIKHTNHVIAPPEEKQGMEIRDGGEISPAAYAAFMDGFALRDDETLDGALELFDRRRTALVEWIRGCDPDAEQTVPPAPWYGLMNSSRARMRYSFGHLIEELARHAGHADIIREQIDGATTLELVLADTGRPATPFARPWGTPQSVGS; encoded by the coding sequence ATGTACGCACCGACCAGCCACGACGAGGCCACCGGCTACGCCGAGTACGTCGACCAGCAGCTGGAGGCGTTGCGCGCCAGCGCCTTCGGGCTCACCGAGGAGCAGGCGCGAGCGACCCCGACCCGCTCAGCGCTGTCGATCGGCGGCCTCATCAAGCACACCAACCACGTCATCGCTCCGCCGGAGGAGAAGCAGGGCATGGAGATCCGCGACGGCGGGGAGATCAGCCCGGCCGCCTACGCAGCATTCATGGACGGCTTCGCCCTGCGCGACGACGAGACCCTCGACGGCGCCCTCGAGCTCTTCGACCGCCGCCGCACGGCGCTCGTGGAATGGATCCGAGGTTGCGACCCCGACGCCGAGCAGACCGTGCCCCCGGCCCCTTGGTACGGCCTGATGAACTCCTCGCGGGCGAGGATGCGCTACTCCTTCGGTCACCTCATCGAGGAGCTGGCCCGGCACGCCGGCCACGCGGACATCATCCGCGAGCAGATCGACGGCGCGACCACCCTCGAGCTCGTCCTCGCCGACACCGGCCGGCCGGCGACCCCCTTCGCCCGCCCGTGGGGAACACCGCAGTCGGTCGGGTCATGA
- a CDS encoding VOC family protein, translating into MEIIGLTVTAPDVAATEKAWQRLGPVGVSIEVIAGEPGMATVTLGVDDVPETERLLRRRGLVGDAAGFDLGGTTWRLAPTPGDEGGGPAPRVDHVVVVTGDPERAAANFGARLGLDLRLDRQTGHGFRGLFFRCGDAVVEVIVPSAPPQGPDTFGGVAWRVADLDTTRTRLARSGVELSPVREGRKPGTRVTTVRDPDLAVPTLLLASA; encoded by the coding sequence ATGGAGATCATCGGTCTGACCGTCACCGCGCCCGACGTCGCCGCCACCGAGAAGGCCTGGCAGCGACTCGGGCCGGTCGGCGTCAGCATCGAGGTCATCGCCGGGGAACCCGGGATGGCAACGGTCACGCTCGGCGTCGACGACGTGCCCGAGACCGAGCGGCTGCTCCGCAGGCGCGGGTTGGTCGGGGACGCGGCCGGCTTCGACCTCGGCGGCACCACCTGGCGACTGGCCCCCACCCCCGGTGACGAAGGGGGCGGACCGGCGCCTCGCGTGGACCACGTCGTCGTGGTCACCGGCGACCCGGAGCGTGCAGCGGCGAACTTCGGTGCCCGGCTGGGGCTGGACCTGCGGCTGGACCGGCAGACCGGCCACGGTTTCCGGGGGCTGTTCTTCCGCTGCGGCGACGCGGTCGTGGAGGTCATCGTGCCGAGCGCGCCCCCGCAGGGACCGGACACCTTCGGGGGCGTCGCCTGGCGGGTGGCCGATCTCGACACGACGCGGACACGACTGGCCCGGTCCGGCGTCGAGCTGTCGCCGGTGCGCGAGGGACGCAAACCGGGTACGCGCGTGACCACTGTCCGCGATCCCGACCTCGCGGTCCCCACCCTCCTCCTCGCGAGCGCCTGA
- a CDS encoding MarR family transcriptional regulator, giving the protein MHATIDEIGLPLQETLGRVFGQFSRLIVRRQTLDPTAMSRTDYSLLAALEHCHHEAGMRTSHLAQTQGQDASTVSRRLGLLETQGHIERLADPSDGRASTVRLTPAGRTALSDERTARTDLIGAILTDWPHDDLADLDRLLTRLSEDLAADAGSAGPSPSPSVHATGKA; this is encoded by the coding sequence GTGCACGCAACTATTGATGAGATCGGACTCCCCCTCCAGGAGACGCTGGGGCGCGTCTTCGGCCAGTTCTCCCGTCTGATCGTCCGCCGTCAGACACTCGACCCGACGGCGATGTCCCGCACCGACTACTCCCTGCTGGCCGCACTCGAGCACTGCCACCACGAGGCGGGGATGCGCACCTCCCACCTCGCGCAGACCCAGGGTCAGGACGCCTCCACCGTCAGTCGTCGTCTGGGCCTGCTGGAGACGCAGGGCCATATCGAGCGACTGGCCGACCCCAGCGACGGACGCGCCTCCACGGTGCGGCTGACCCCGGCGGGCCGGACCGCCCTGAGTGACGAGCGCACCGCCCGTACCGACCTGATCGGCGCGATCCTCACCGACTGGCCGCACGACGACCTCGCCGACCTCGACCGTCTGCTCACCCGCCTGAGCGAGGACCTGGCCGCCGACGCCGGGTCTGCCGGGCCATCCCCTTCGCCCTCCGTCCACGCCACCGGAAAGGCCTGA
- a CDS encoding MDR family MFS transporter, with translation MSAPTTPAAYKMSAEHRRVFIGLMLGMLVASVSQTIVSPALPRIVAELGGVSHYSWVATAAMLVSAVTVPIVGKLSDLYGRRAFYIAGICVFMAGTVFAGFAQSFWMLVVARGIQGLGMGTLMPLSQTIIGDIIPPRQRGKYQGLMGAVFGVTSVAGPLAGGLITDHFGWRWLFFVTLPVGLLALTFIVKFLHLPHEPRKAVIDYPGIATLSTALVSLLIAVSSGGTSWAWGSTTSLGLFGLSLLSTIAFVAIELRAVEPLLPLRLIANRTIALSLIASFGIAIVMFGSIIYIPVYAQGVIGVNATNSGLILMPLMLGFITCGILTGLAITRTGHYRPFMLTGIAIMAGGVLLLTRLDHTATATELTLAMVVIGIGLGMAMQQYTLVVQNVVTRADMGVATASTQFFRNVGSTVGIAIYGTVMATGLGQSIAGHLPAGVPKGAAGRMDAGSVLDPSALANVPPAVAEAVRWGLAEQLGSAFMLGLPVLAVVFVATWFIPHTPLRESAHDHPVQDAAQDVLDTYASEAPEHHEAVHQREGLATPHRG, from the coding sequence ATGAGCGCCCCCACCACCCCCGCCGCATACAAGATGAGCGCCGAGCATCGTCGGGTCTTCATCGGGCTCATGCTCGGCATGCTCGTCGCCTCCGTCAGCCAGACGATCGTCAGCCCCGCGCTGCCGCGGATCGTCGCCGAACTCGGGGGCGTGAGCCACTACAGCTGGGTCGCGACCGCCGCGATGCTCGTCTCCGCGGTCACCGTCCCGATCGTCGGCAAGCTGTCCGACCTCTACGGTCGCCGTGCCTTCTACATCGCCGGTATCTGTGTCTTCATGGCCGGCACGGTGTTCGCCGGATTCGCGCAGAGCTTCTGGATGCTCGTGGTCGCCCGGGGGATCCAGGGCCTGGGGATGGGCACGCTGATGCCGCTGTCGCAGACCATCATCGGCGACATCATCCCGCCGCGGCAGCGTGGCAAGTACCAGGGTCTGATGGGCGCCGTCTTCGGCGTCACCTCGGTCGCCGGCCCGCTCGCCGGCGGGCTGATCACCGACCACTTCGGCTGGCGCTGGCTGTTCTTCGTCACCCTGCCCGTCGGCCTGCTGGCCCTGACCTTCATCGTGAAGTTCCTCCACCTGCCGCACGAGCCGCGCAAGGCGGTCATCGACTACCCGGGCATCGCGACCCTGTCCACGGCGCTGGTCTCGCTGCTCATCGCGGTCTCATCCGGCGGCACCTCGTGGGCCTGGGGATCGACGACCTCCCTGGGCCTGTTCGGCCTGAGCCTGCTCTCGACCATCGCCTTCGTGGCCATCGAGCTGCGCGCGGTCGAGCCGCTGCTGCCGCTGCGCCTGATCGCCAACCGCACGATCGCCCTGAGTCTGATCGCGTCCTTCGGCATCGCCATCGTCATGTTCGGCTCGATCATCTACATCCCGGTCTACGCCCAGGGAGTCATCGGGGTGAATGCGACCAACTCCGGCCTGATCCTCATGCCGCTCATGCTCGGCTTCATCACCTGCGGCATCCTCACCGGGCTGGCCATCACCAGGACCGGTCACTACCGCCCCTTCATGCTCACCGGGATCGCGATCATGGCCGGGGGCGTCCTGCTGCTCACCCGACTGGACCACACGGCCACCGCGACGGAGCTGACCCTGGCGATGGTCGTCATCGGTATCGGTCTCGGGATGGCCATGCAGCAGTACACCCTCGTCGTGCAGAACGTCGTCACCCGCGCCGACATGGGCGTCGCGACGGCCTCGACCCAGTTCTTCCGCAACGTCGGCTCGACCGTGGGCATCGCGATCTACGGCACCGTGATGGCCACGGGGCTGGGCCAGAGCATCGCCGGCCACCTGCCCGCCGGGGTCCCGAAGGGGGCCGCCGGCCGGATGGACGCCGGTTCCGTGCTCGACCCGAGCGCCCTGGCGAACGTGCCACCGGCCGTGGCCGAGGCCGTGCGCTGGGGTCTGGCCGAGCAGCTCGGCAGCGCCTTCATGCTGGGCCTGCCGGTCCTCGCGGTCGTCTTCGTCGCGACCTGGTTCATCCCGCACACGCCGCTGCGCGAGTCCGCCCACGACCACCCCGTCCAGGACGCGGCTCAGGACGTCCTCGACACCTACGCCTCGGAGGCGCCCGAGCACCACGAGGCGGTCCACCAGCGCGAGGGCCTGGCCACGCCGCACCGGGGCTGA
- a CDS encoding pseudouridine synthase, protein MPPRSPLAARHGLSAAWVRTPDRDPLQPARWLTMSAWLREKLPDQVDVDRMLADTRFVYDDGRPVLPDDDYRPHTFVWFHRDLREEVEVPGELTILHRDERLVVVDKPPFLSTIPRGRHVRQSVVVRLRDELGLPELSPLHRLDRVTSGVLMLATQRRWRGPYQVLFEQQRVRKTYLALAPRRDDLALPVTVRNHIRKTRGVLQAQVVPHAQVNAETLVEVETSVGDLAVYRLTPHTGRTHQLRLHLHDLGIPIVGDPLYPDVQEVSIDDFSSPLQLLASTVEFVDPVDAVERRFVSARRLPLPA, encoded by the coding sequence GTGCCTCCACGTTCACCGCTCGCTGCGCGCCATGGACTCAGCGCTGCGTGGGTGCGCACGCCCGACCGGGATCCACTGCAACCAGCCCGTTGGCTGACGATGTCGGCCTGGCTGCGGGAGAAGCTCCCCGACCAGGTCGATGTGGACCGGATGCTCGCCGACACACGATTCGTCTACGACGACGGCCGTCCGGTGCTGCCCGACGACGACTACCGCCCCCACACCTTCGTGTGGTTCCACCGGGACCTGCGCGAGGAGGTCGAGGTGCCGGGTGAGCTGACGATCCTCCATCGCGACGAGCGACTCGTCGTCGTGGACAAGCCGCCCTTCCTGTCCACGATCCCGCGCGGCCGGCACGTCCGCCAGAGCGTGGTGGTCCGCCTGCGCGACGAGCTGGGCCTGCCGGAGCTCTCCCCGCTGCACCGTCTGGACCGGGTGACCTCGGGTGTGCTCATGCTGGCGACGCAGCGCCGGTGGCGGGGGCCGTACCAGGTGCTGTTCGAGCAGCAGCGGGTGCGCAAGACGTACCTGGCGCTGGCCCCCCGGCGCGATGACCTGGCCCTGCCCGTCACGGTCCGCAACCACATCCGCAAGACGCGCGGGGTGTTGCAGGCGCAGGTGGTGCCGCACGCGCAGGTCAACGCCGAGACCCTCGTCGAGGTCGAGACGTCCGTCGGTGACCTGGCGGTCTATCGGTTGACGCCGCACACCGGGCGCACCCACCAGCTACGGCTCCACCTGCACGATCTGGGCATCCCGATCGTGGGCGACCCGCTCTACCCGGACGTGCAGGAGGTCTCGATCGACGACTTCTCGTCACCGCTGCAGCTCCTGGCCAGCACGGTGGAGTTCGTCGATCCGGTCGATGCCGTCGAGCGACGGTTCGTCAGCGCCCGGCGGCTGCCGTTGCCTGCCTGA